A window of the Mesotoga prima MesG1.Ag.4.2 genome harbors these coding sequences:
- a CDS encoding carbohydrate ABC transporter permease, translating to MTTSSTKIISKILLYVVIVGGAFLMLIPFAWMVATSFKAPSEVSTWPPVWTTKNAASSFTFKTQIKQKSASASVDLSALSLSEFRNFAALMEESASFDTVTVNLDDDPIRRGEIEIQLLETNGSPADYSTEVDRQRFESLIERYHTLATNFPDSVSRDLKDLPVDDVGRFLDSFFNVAVYGDNGFVRRVILVTSLKTEYSKAIERLAQSVETAMKELPIDTDESKAIKKRIREESARLFENPVAELTRSIENLEPYRTGSTGVTDLTELEKVVEDLRDSINTIRNVASEVVTLSQEISAGDSRVSISVRQIERSLEAVPSGLIQWMDLLNLYSDLRIFYDESQNESLSSASIVGKIRTDSEVHSLLSDFVNRWDIDEEMRTHLLTKVNPSNVRNAVAILLNYLDSNFKESLSKYFSDVQTPLEAINDAMNFLRTSLLVASDPVLDEKVNSAMDEETPYSSLITLIKEVASAAGQTIGVGGVVASLDRQANISGHEPFAELIRRRWRETDLIGTFSRVHSDIFSELDLSSKPDEVERVYYRGIISPSGAKSFDIKLKGIPAVWLKDDQCAGKANFTLGETISNFFQNYVTAWNAAPFGRYYFNTVFVATVTTFVEIIFAAMAAFAFAKMEFFGKNLLFTLFLATMMVPGEVLLVPNYITLTALGWIDSYYALIVPWVVSVFAIFLLRQHFMTIPNELYDAAMIDGLSKWRFLWTILVPLSKPAVITAALLKFVGSWNSFLWVLIVTKSPEIRTLPVGLQNFSSATGSDYHLLMAAATFSIIPVVILFLITQKYFIAGIARSGLK from the coding sequence ATGACTACATCGTCGACTAAGATTATCTCGAAAATTCTACTCTACGTAGTAATTGTCGGTGGAGCCTTTCTGATGCTGATTCCATTTGCCTGGATGGTTGCGACCTCCTTCAAGGCGCCCAGTGAAGTTTCGACTTGGCCCCCAGTATGGACGACAAAGAATGCAGCAAGTTCCTTCACTTTCAAGACACAAATCAAGCAGAAGAGCGCAAGTGCTTCAGTAGATCTCTCGGCTTTAAGTCTCAGCGAATTCAGAAACTTCGCCGCCCTTATGGAGGAGTCTGCAAGTTTTGATACAGTGACCGTTAATCTTGATGATGACCCCATTAGGAGAGGCGAAATCGAGATCCAGCTCTTGGAGACAAACGGTTCTCCTGCCGACTATTCGACGGAGGTTGATCGGCAGAGATTTGAATCTCTAATTGAACGGTATCATACACTTGCTACCAATTTCCCGGACTCAGTTTCGAGAGATTTGAAAGATCTTCCTGTAGATGATGTTGGCCGCTTTCTGGACAGCTTCTTTAACGTGGCTGTGTATGGAGACAATGGTTTTGTTAGGCGAGTTATTCTCGTAACGTCGCTCAAAACGGAGTATTCGAAAGCAATCGAAAGACTGGCGCAAAGCGTTGAAACTGCAATGAAAGAGTTGCCAATAGATACTGATGAAAGCAAAGCGATCAAAAAGAGAATCCGGGAAGAGTCGGCCAGACTTTTCGAAAACCCGGTAGCTGAGCTTACGCGTTCAATAGAGAATCTCGAGCCTTATAGAACTGGGAGTACTGGGGTCACCGATTTGACCGAACTGGAGAAAGTGGTTGAAGATTTGAGAGACAGCATAAATACTATCAGGAATGTTGCTTCTGAAGTGGTCACGCTTTCTCAAGAAATCTCTGCTGGAGATTCCAGAGTCTCTATTTCGGTGAGGCAGATCGAAAGATCTCTTGAAGCCGTACCTTCTGGACTGATTCAGTGGATGGACTTGTTGAATCTGTATTCCGACTTGAGAATTTTCTACGACGAATCACAGAATGAGAGTCTTTCAAGCGCTTCAATAGTGGGAAAGATACGGACCGATTCTGAAGTGCACTCCTTGCTGTCCGACTTTGTGAATCGGTGGGATATTGATGAGGAAATGAGAACCCACTTGCTTACCAAGGTTAATCCGTCTAATGTACGGAACGCAGTTGCAATCCTCCTGAACTATCTTGATAGCAATTTTAAGGAGAGTCTTTCAAAATACTTCTCGGATGTGCAGACACCACTCGAAGCAATCAATGATGCCATGAATTTCCTGAGAACTTCGCTTCTGGTTGCTTCTGATCCAGTCCTCGATGAGAAAGTCAATAGCGCGATGGATGAAGAGACACCTTATTCGAGTCTCATCACACTGATTAAGGAAGTGGCCTCAGCGGCAGGTCAGACGATTGGAGTCGGGGGCGTTGTAGCGAGCCTGGATAGGCAGGCAAACATCAGTGGCCACGAACCGTTTGCAGAATTGATAAGACGAAGATGGAGAGAGACCGACTTAATAGGTACTTTCTCCAGAGTCCATTCCGATATATTCAGCGAACTTGATCTCTCAAGTAAACCCGATGAAGTTGAAAGAGTTTACTACAGGGGTATCATTTCCCCGTCCGGTGCGAAATCTTTCGACATAAAGCTGAAAGGAATTCCTGCGGTCTGGCTCAAAGACGACCAATGCGCCGGCAAGGCGAATTTTACTCTGGGAGAGACTATTAGCAACTTCTTTCAAAATTATGTCACAGCATGGAACGCTGCCCCTTTCGGCAGGTATTACTTCAACACTGTGTTCGTAGCTACCGTGACAACATTTGTTGAGATAATCTTTGCAGCTATGGCGGCCTTTGCATTTGCAAAGATGGAGTTCTTCGGGAAAAATCTCTTGTTCACTCTCTTCCTGGCGACAATGATGGTCCCCGGAGAAGTACTCCTTGTGCCCAACTACATCACGCTTACTGCCCTTGGTTGGATTGACTCGTATTACGCCCTAATTGTTCCGTGGGTAGTTTCCGTTTTTGCCATATTCTTGTTGAGACAGCATTTCATGACTATCCCGAACGAACTATACGATGCGGCTATGATTGACGGCCTTTCTAAGTGGCGCTTTCTATGGACAATTCTAGTTCCGCTTTCTAAACCCGCTGTCATAACCGCTGCGCTTCTGAAATTCGTCGGTAGTTGGAATTCCTTCCTTTGGGTCCTTATAGTTACGAAGAGTCCTGAGATCAGGACTTTACCGGTTGGACTTCAGAATTTCAGTTCTGCAACGGGAAGTGATTACCATCTACTGATGGCGGCCGCCACATTTTCCATAATTCCGGTCGTAATTCTCTTCCTGATTACCCAGAAGTACTTCATTGCCGGAATTGCCAGGAGTGGTCTCAAATAA